In the genome of Kitasatospora cathayae, one region contains:
- a CDS encoding IS5 family transposase produces MPERKPYPSDLSDARWALIEPILTAWRKARLDRRPTGQPAKVDLRDVFNAILYVNRTGIPWKYLPHDFPNHGTVYAYYAAWRDEGIFAQLNYDLTGLARVKEGRKPEPTASVIDTQSVKTSTNVPLTSQGTDAAKKIVGRKRGILTDTIGLILAVTVTAAGLSENALGIRLLNEAKKTYPSLSKSWVDTGFKNAMIEHGATLGIDVEVVHRKSVIPGFHVVKRRWVVERSLGWLMLRRRLARDYETLPASSEAMIHIASIDNLTKRITDETTPTWRGTY; encoded by the coding sequence ATGCCCGAGCGGAAGCCGTACCCCAGCGACCTGTCCGACGCCCGATGGGCCCTGATCGAGCCAATTCTGACGGCCTGGAGAAAAGCCCGGCTCGACCGCCGGCCCACCGGCCAGCCGGCGAAGGTCGACCTGCGCGACGTCTTCAACGCGATCCTCTACGTCAACCGGACCGGAATCCCCTGGAAGTACCTCCCGCACGACTTCCCCAACCACGGCACCGTCTACGCCTACTACGCCGCCTGGCGCGACGAGGGCATCTTCGCCCAACTCAACTACGACCTCACCGGATTGGCTCGGGTAAAGGAAGGCCGCAAGCCCGAGCCGACCGCGTCAGTGATCGACACCCAGAGCGTGAAGACCTCCACCAACGTGCCGCTGACCAGCCAGGGAACCGACGCCGCGAAGAAAATCGTCGGCCGGAAGCGAGGCATCCTCACCGACACCATCGGACTCATCCTCGCCGTCACCGTCACTGCCGCGGGCTTGTCCGAGAACGCCCTGGGAATACGGCTCCTCAACGAGGCCAAGAAGACCTACCCCAGCCTCTCCAAGAGCTGGGTCGACACCGGCTTCAAGAACGCCATGATCGAGCACGGCGCGACCCTGGGCATCGACGTCGAAGTCGTTCACCGGAAGTCCGTCATCCCTGGATTTCACGTCGTGAAAAGGCGGTGGGTTGTCGAACGAAGCCTTGGGTGGCTCATGCTGAGACGACGCCTCGCCCGCGACTACGAGACCCTCCCGGCCAGCTCCGAAGCCATGATCCACATCGCCTCGATCGACAACCTCACCAAGCGCATAACGGACGAGACCACACCAACCTGGCGAGGAACCTACTAG